In Carya illinoinensis cultivar Pawnee chromosome 6, C.illinoinensisPawnee_v1, whole genome shotgun sequence, a single genomic region encodes these proteins:
- the LOC122313631 gene encoding calcium-binding protein CML37-like, which produces MSKFCSELQRVFDYLDVDGDGKISPAELQGCVTTVGGTVSVDEAEETVKSCDLNGDGLLDFKEFQKLMETSGEEEENDMLKEAFAMYEMEGTGCITPTSLKRMLSRLGDSKSVEDCKAMIRKFDLNGDGVLNFEEFRIMMH; this is translated from the coding sequence ATGAGCAAATTCTGCAGCGAGCTCCAAAGGGTGTTTGATTACTTGGACGTGGATGGAGATGGTAAAATATCTCCTGCCGAGTTGCAAGGCTGCGTGACCACAGTGGGGGGCACTGTGTCCGTGGATGAGGCGGAAGAAACTGTGAAGTCGTGTGATTTGAACGGGGATGGGCTGCTGGACTTCAAGGAATTCCAAAAGCTAATGGAGACAAGcggggaagaggaagagaatgacaTGCTCAAAGAGGCTTTTGCTATGTATGAGATGGAGGGGACCGGTTGCATCACCCCCACCAGCTTGAAGAGAATGCTGAGTCGACTCGGCGATTCCAAGTCCGTTGAGGATTGTAAAGCTATGATCCGAAAGTTTGATCTCAATGGAGATGGCGTTCTCAACTTTGAAGAGTTCAGAATTATGATGCATTGA
- the LOC122312440 gene encoding calcium-binding protein CML37-like: MISKFCSELQWVFDYLDVNGDGKISPAELQGCVTRVGGGTVSVDEAEETVKSCDLNGDGLLDFEDFQKLMETSGEEEKNDTLKEAFAMYEMEGTGCITPTSLKRMLSRLGDSKSVEDCKAMIQKFDLNGDGVLSFEEFRIMMH; the protein is encoded by the coding sequence ATGATAAGCAAATTCTGCAGTGAGCTCCAGTGGGTGTTCGATTACTTGGACGTGAATGGAGATGGTAAAATATCTCCTGCCGAGTTGCAAGGCTGCGTGACTAGAGTGGGGGGCGGCACTGTGTCCGTGGATGAGGCGGAAGAAACCGTGAAGTCGTGTGATTTGAACGGGGATGGGCTGCTGGACTTTGAGGATTTCCAGAAGCTAATGGAAACAAGCGGGGAAGAGGAAAAGAATGACACGCTCAAAGAGGCTTTTGCTATGTATGAGATGGAGGGGACTGGCTGCATCACCCCAACGAGCTTGAAGAGAATGCTGAGTCGACTCGGCGATTCCAAGTCTGTTGAGGATTGTAAAGCTATGATCCAAAAGTTTGATCTCAATGGAGATGGCGTTCTCAGCTTTGAAGAGTTCAGAATTATGATGCATTGA